The Phragmites australis chromosome 15, lpPhrAust1.1, whole genome shotgun sequence genome window below encodes:
- the LOC133892971 gene encoding zinc finger CCCH domain-containing protein 10-like, whose translation MAMAMATAGLGRTASDGAYLSDPTTWAHQGHRLWASMSEAFWVYVYKVQRCPQPSRHDWTSCPYAHKGERARRRDPRRFSYLAVACPDYRASQQQQLLGGTGAAPTCVRGLRCRYAHGVFELWLHPGRFRTRMCEDGTRCPRRICFFAHCPAEVRSEDDVVPPVGLPPPPPRVPPVATSVCFPRQVDLILQAMPRKLSLYDAGASSPAAVAVATSALALAMASPDDKDSVSKSGRCADEEDSVINDYPHFDLIMDMVMS comes from the coding sequence atggccatggccatggctaCAGCTGGGTTAGGACGGACGGCGAGCGACGGCGCTTACCTGAGCGACCCCACGACGTGGGCGCACCAGGGGCACCGGCTGTGGGCGTCCATGTCGGAGGCTTTCTGGGTGTACGTGTACAAGGTGCAGCGGTGCCCGCAGCCCAGCAGGCACGACTGGACGTCGTGCCCGTACGCGCACAAGGGGGAGCGCGCGCGCCGCCGTGACCCGCGCCGCTTCTCGTACCTGGCCGTCGCCTGCCCGGACTACCGCGCGTCgcaacagcagcagctgctgggCGGCACGGGCGCGGCGCCCACCTGCGTGCGCGGCCTCCGGTGCCGCTACGCGCACGGCGTCTTCGAGCTGTGGCTGCACCCGGGGCGCTTCCGCACCCGCATGTGCGAGGACGGGACGCGGTGCCCGCGCCGGATCTGCTTCTTCGCGCACTGCCCGGCCGAGGTCAGGAGCGAGGACGACGTTGTGCCGCCCGTCGGTCTGCCCCCGCCACCGCCCCGCGTCCCGCCTGTTGCAACGTCTGTTTGTTTTCCTCGTCAGGTCGATCTGATCCTGCAGGCCATGCCGAGGAAGCTTAGCCTGTATGACGCAGGCGCTTCATCGCCTGCCGCTGTCGCTGTTGCCACGTCGGCGCTGGCGCTGGCGATGGCCTCGCCGGACGACAAGGATTCCGTCAGCAAGAGCGGCCGTTGCGCCGACGAGGAAGACTCTGTGATCAATGACTACCCGCATTTCGATCTCATCATGGACATGGTGATGAGCTAG